The Caldisericota bacterium sequence GATTTGAATGCGTTCATAATTTTATTTTTTTCAGCAGAGTTCAATCCGCCATGCAAAATGCCGATGTTAAAATCTTTTAAGTATGTTTGTTTTAATTTTTCTGCTTGTTCTTGTACGGATTGCAATTCACTTTTTTCAGATTCTTCTATCAAAGGGCAGACAATGTATCCCTTTTTCCCTGCTTTTAATTCCTCCACAAGTTTAGTGTATGCTCCGCTGCTGTTCTCTATCAGCACTTTTGTCAATACGGGCCTTCTTCCTTTTGGCATTTCTCTTATCTGTGATATGTCCAGGTCGCCGTAGATTGTAAGCGCAAGGGTTCTTGGAATCGGCGTTGCACTCATAACAAGCGTATGCGGAAATATTGCTTTGCTTTTTAGGTTGCTTCTTTGCAATACACCGAACCGGTGCTGTTCGTCCACAACTGATATTGCAAGGTTTTTGAATGCGACATCGTGCTGTATCAGGGCGTGTGTCCCTATTAATACATTTATCTTTCCTGTTTTTATGTTTTCCAGTATTTCCTTTCTTTCCTTTTTCTTTGTCCCGGAGGTAAGCAGTGCTATTTTTACACCTGCTTTGTTTAAAATCTTTTCTGCGACATTAAATGTTTGCTGGGTAAGCACTTCTGTCGGGGACATTATCGTTCCCTGATATCCATTTTTTACTGCAATGAGCAGTGCAAACAGCCCCACGACTGTTTTACCTGAACCTACGTCGCCGTGCAGGAGCCTGTTCATCGGCTTTCCGGAGGCAAAGTCTTTTATGATTTCATTCATCGTTTTGAGCTGTGCTTTTGTCAGGGCAAAGGGGAGGAGTTCCTGGAATGCTTCGATATCCCTGGGCGTTGCGTTTAATACTATACCTTTTGAGCCTTTGATTTCTTTTTTTCTCAGCCCTAATAGTATCTGCAGTTCAAATAATTCATCAAAGATTAGCCTTTCTTTTGATTTTTCCAGCGATTCAAAATTTTCAGGGAAATGTATGTTGTACAGAGCTTTATCCAGGGAAGTAAGGTTTAATTTATTGATTATTTGTTGGTCCAAGTAATCATAAATGAGAGGCGCGTATGTATCGACTGTCTTTTTTATCTTATTTCTCAATGTTTTTTGATAAATTCCTTCGGTTAAGGAATATACAGGGATTATACGCATTGAATGTGTTGTTTTCCTGTCGGATTGAACAATTTCATAATTGGGCGAAGGCATTTCCCACTTCCCATACATAAATTGCACTTTGCCTGACAGCATAACAACTGTTCCCTCTCTCAGTATATTTTTGAGGTAAGATTGATTGAACCAAACCGCAGTGATATAACCCGTGCCATCGGAGATAACAGCAGAAAAAATTTTTATTCTACTCATTCTTTCTGACGTTTTTATTATTTTACCTTTTATTAATGAAATTTCTCCTGATTTGAGGTAAGCAATTTTGTTGATATGCCGTAAATCAAGGTACCCTTTGGGGAAGTAGTACAGTAAATCTGTTATTTCCCGTATTCCAAGCTTTTTTAGAACTGAAGCAAGACGTGGGCCTATGCCTTTCATATATTGTACAGGAGTGTGTAATTCGGATATTGAGATAAATTGCTCCTGTTTAGGTTTTGATTTTGTTTCTTTTAAGAGAGAAAGGGCTCCGTGTATGATATTTTTTCTCTCTTCTTTGGATGCATCCTTATAACCGGTAAAGAGGGTTTTTATTTTTTCTTTTTTCGTGTTAGAGACGGATAGTGTGTTTACTTTATTCAGCATGAAACTATCCAGTCCTCCCATTACTGCATCATTGTTAAATCCTCTTTTGATTTCCAGAGTTAGTGGTCCTTCTATTACGGGATGGTTCATTCTATAATGATCTCTTTTGCAAAACTTTTTCCATTTAGGTGTCTTAATTTAAAGATTTCT is a genomic window containing:
- the recG gene encoding ATP-dependent DNA helicase RecG, giving the protein MNHPVIEGPLTLEIKRGFNNDAVMGGLDSFMLNKVNTLSVSNTKKEKIKTLFTGYKDASKEERKNIIHGALSLLKETKSKPKQEQFISISELHTPVQYMKGIGPRLASVLKKLGIREITDLLYYFPKGYLDLRHINKIAYLKSGEISLIKGKIIKTSERMSRIKIFSAVISDGTGYITAVWFNQSYLKNILREGTVVMLSGKVQFMYGKWEMPSPNYEIVQSDRKTTHSMRIIPVYSLTEGIYQKTLRNKIKKTVDTYAPLIYDYLDQQIINKLNLTSLDKALYNIHFPENFESLEKSKERLIFDELFELQILLGLRKKEIKGSKGIVLNATPRDIEAFQELLPFALTKAQLKTMNEIIKDFASGKPMNRLLHGDVGSGKTVVGLFALLIAVKNGYQGTIMSPTEVLTQQTFNVAEKILNKAGVKIALLTSGTKKKERKEILENIKTGKINVLIGTHALIQHDVAFKNLAISVVDEQHRFGVLQRSNLKSKAIFPHTLVMSATPIPRTLALTIYGDLDISQIREMPKGRRPVLTKVLIENSSGAYTKLVEELKAGKKGYIVCPLIEESEKSELQSVQEQAEKLKQTYLKDFNIGILHGGLNSAEKNKIMNAFKSGEISVLVSTTVIEVGVDVPDATVMIIEDADHFGLATLHQLRGRVGRGEVQSYCFLITQNNKEQALNRLRVLEKTSNGFEVSEEDLKLRGPGELLGLKQHGLPEFKITSLLREKDMKLLEIAREQAQLTVENKIQWEKEKKEELIKLLKNKFSEREELVGIA